From Luteolibacter rhizosphaerae, a single genomic window includes:
- a CDS encoding RHS repeat-associated core domain-containing protein, which produces DWGGGVGGVLFTIRSGQRSYNAYNSRGDVVSTSGDSGTATWQTTYEAFGTRTAEDGSNAGRQRANTKDEDPTGLLNEGHRYRDLEAGVFISRDPAGFVDGPNVYAYVRQNPWSAFDPEGLFMQSFGDWAAEKFGAPPAPVAFMAKHSGKVTGTVHAINGAASFVPVLGKVADGLDAAVLAAEGDYTGAAVTAGGGKAGQLAAKGFKAASTAVKIASHAEDTAKALKVAATSADAAKTARNVTEESANLAETLSSGGQGLGFSYKQAANNTVRQFGGLKFRAVRDLGHVDDATLKAMQKHGFAAKTKNGDPIVLHHHQQNPAGPIIEMPAPNHSIGNTKQHPFGNQKGMGLTPEQRDAFNKTRVEYWKQRATDELNRRGN; this is translated from the coding sequence CGATTGGGGTGGAGGAGTCGGCGGGGTGCTGTTCACGATCCGCTCCGGCCAGCGCTCCTACAATGCCTACAATTCCCGCGGCGATGTGGTTTCGACCTCCGGCGACAGCGGCACCGCCACGTGGCAGACGACCTACGAGGCATTCGGCACCCGCACGGCGGAGGACGGCAGCAATGCCGGGCGCCAGCGGGCCAACACCAAGGACGAGGATCCCACCGGCCTGCTCAACGAAGGCCACCGCTACCGCGACCTCGAGGCCGGGGTGTTCATCTCGCGCGATCCGGCGGGCTTCGTGGACGGCCCGAATGTTTACGCCTATGTGAGGCAGAACCCGTGGAGCGCGTTCGATCCAGAAGGCTTGTTCATGCAGTCCTTCGGTGATTGGGCCGCGGAAAAGTTCGGAGCCCCACCCGCGCCAGTAGCCTTCATGGCCAAGCACTCGGGCAAGGTGACCGGAACTGTCCACGCGATCAATGGAGCCGCAAGCTTCGTGCCAGTTCTCGGTAAGGTGGCGGACGGGCTCGACGCCGCGGTATTGGCTGCGGAAGGCGACTACACCGGGGCCGCGGTAACTGCGGGCGGCGGCAAGGCCGGTCAGCTTGCAGCCAAGGGCTTTAAGGCGGCAAGCACCGCGGTGAAGATAGCGTCCCACGCTGAGGATACCGCGAAGGCCCTCAAAGTTGCCGCAACCTCAGCGGATGCCGCCAAAACGGCCCGAAACGTCACCGAGGAATCCGCAAATCTGGCGGAGACACTGAGTTCCGGCGGTCAGGGGCTGGGGTTCAGCTACAAGCAGGCCGCAAATAATACAGTAAGGCAGTTTGGCGGACTAAAATTCAGAGCTGTCCGCGATCTTGGGCATGTGGATGATGCTACTCTAAAGGCGATGCAGAAGCACGGCTTTGCAGCGAAAACGAAAAATGGTGATCCAATCGTCTTACATCACCATCAGCAGAATCCGGCTGGTCCGATCATTGAGATGCCCGCGCCAAACCATTCCATCGGAAACACGAAGCAGCATCCTTTCGGAAATCAGAAGGGTATGGGCCTCACGCCTGAACAACGCGATGCCTTTAACAAGACTCGCGTCGAATATTGGAAGCAACGCGCTACAGATGAATTGAACCGTCGAGGAAACTAA
- a CDS encoding SMI1/KNR4 family protein has translation MNQTTWQKLDEMFAEASFMRAEPVEESEVVEAARVFGFQLPEDYQQFVCRYGGATVGPFSIYGLRAADTMGPSEASAFEVTKRFRSEGWQGVADALVISADHSGNPVYLKPNGEIWITDHDFGGTSKIADHFEDYLLNKCLG, from the coding sequence ATGAACCAGACAACTTGGCAAAAACTAGATGAAATGTTCGCTGAAGCATCCTTTATGAGGGCTGAGCCTGTGGAGGAATCTGAGGTAGTCGAAGCCGCTCGGGTCTTCGGATTCCAACTTCCAGAGGACTATCAGCAGTTCGTCTGCCGCTATGGCGGCGCGACTGTCGGCCCTTTCAGTATCTATGGGCTGAGGGCTGCGGATACTATGGGGCCTAGCGAGGCTTCGGCGTTTGAGGTTACCAAGCGATTCCGCTCCGAAGGCTGGCAGGGTGTTGCGGATGCCTTGGTAATTTCCGCTGATCACTCTGGAAATCCTGTTTATCTGAAGCCGAACGGAGAGATTTGGATTACGGACCATGATTTCGGAGGCACCTCCAAGATCGCGGATCACTTCGAGGACTACCTGTTGAACAAGTGCTTGGGCTAA
- a CDS encoding response regulator, whose product MDTTRILIIDDEPDFTALLKANLEEVGNFEVMEVNDSSRALKAAKEFQPELCVIDVVMPGLDGGDVVAQFRADPELKDLAVVMLTALVEENPDTPDGETQTGGLPFVSKTSEFGTILSCIEKHIEESRDRSAAGSTSGSSEVWDIG is encoded by the coding sequence ATGGATACCACCCGGATTCTCATCATCGACGACGAACCGGACTTCACCGCCCTCCTCAAAGCGAATCTCGAAGAGGTGGGTAATTTCGAAGTGATGGAGGTCAACGATTCCTCCCGCGCCCTGAAGGCCGCGAAGGAATTCCAGCCGGAGCTCTGCGTCATCGACGTGGTCATGCCCGGTCTCGACGGGGGCGATGTCGTCGCCCAGTTCCGCGCCGATCCCGAGCTCAAGGACCTCGCCGTCGTCATGCTGACCGCTCTGGTCGAAGAGAATCCGGACACTCCGGATGGCGAAACCCAGACCGGCGGCCTGCCCTTCGTCAGCAAGACTTCCGAATTCGGCACCATCCTCAGTTGCATCGAGAAGCACATCGAGGAATCCCGCGACCGCTCTGCCGCCGGCTCCACCTCCGGATCTTCCGAGGTTTGGGATATCGGCTGA
- a CDS encoding PAS domain-containing protein, with product MKIHPPAGGLVAAAAIFGGTVWLMTGPALTAGRISAGAVVLLAAGYLTGSRGRGGISGGGDESAVVRLAEINRELEGKLEQGRQSRDELEHYFEMLMANVPANIYFKDTKSRFLRVNQSMAAWVGRGHPEDLVGKTDHDLFGPEHADEARSVEMQIVKTGASITGLVEREIFPDGKVGWVLTNKMPFRDRAGHIIGTFGMSSDVSELVETQHILERERNMLRSLIDGFPDKIFARDLQRRYLVVNKAMADWVGAKSPEDMIGKTPADYFPEVVVRTGKEEDLRMVETGDPVLNREWHLELRKGDLHYFVTTKVLLHDADGKPWGIVGMDRDVTEQRRAQEKAIQAEQRMQEMIDNSPAVIAMKDLKGRYLMVNRGFEALFGLERKDVLGFTDHQLMADKAAADKFRKHDILVAERGEALQMDEELYVDNEPRTYVSMKFPLRDLRGELKAIGSISTDITDRKAAEQSMHRLNDDLIHANDDLRRAQEQLIQAEKMESVGRLAAGVAHEVKNPLAMIGMGIELLARRVPEEDVQGTETIERMKRGIDRAKKIVKGLVDYSSARQLSVEPKDITEVIGDALALVEYPLRQAHVKLIKELDSELPSVAVDATKMEQVLVNLMINAMHAMPEGGTLVVRAYSNILSGVRRDEGVRTAGHLREGDRVVRIEIDDTGTGIEEGNMSKLFDPFFTTKPTGTGTGLGLAVCRKIVDLHSGTLELENRPEGGVRASVTLKA from the coding sequence GTGAAAATCCATCCTCCAGCAGGTGGTCTCGTCGCCGCTGCCGCGATCTTCGGCGGCACTGTCTGGCTGATGACGGGGCCGGCCCTCACCGCGGGCAGGATCAGTGCGGGTGCCGTGGTCTTGCTTGCCGCAGGTTACCTCACCGGCAGCCGGGGCCGGGGCGGCATCTCAGGGGGAGGAGATGAATCCGCCGTCGTCCGCTTGGCCGAGATCAACCGCGAGCTCGAAGGGAAATTGGAGCAAGGCCGACAGTCCCGCGACGAGCTGGAGCACTACTTCGAGATGCTCATGGCGAATGTTCCGGCCAACATCTATTTCAAGGATACCAAGTCTCGCTTCCTGCGAGTGAACCAGAGCATGGCCGCCTGGGTCGGCCGCGGGCATCCGGAGGATCTCGTGGGCAAGACCGACCACGACCTCTTCGGACCCGAGCATGCGGATGAAGCCCGGTCGGTGGAGATGCAGATCGTGAAGACCGGAGCCTCCATCACCGGACTGGTGGAACGCGAGATCTTCCCGGATGGCAAGGTCGGCTGGGTGCTTACCAACAAGATGCCCTTCCGTGATCGAGCCGGTCACATCATCGGCACCTTCGGCATGTCCAGCGACGTGAGCGAGCTGGTCGAGACCCAGCACATCCTTGAGCGCGAACGGAACATGCTACGCTCCCTCATCGATGGCTTCCCGGACAAGATCTTCGCCCGCGATCTCCAGCGCCGCTATCTCGTAGTGAACAAGGCCATGGCGGACTGGGTCGGTGCCAAATCGCCGGAAGACATGATCGGGAAGACACCTGCGGATTACTTTCCGGAGGTCGTCGTCCGCACCGGCAAGGAAGAAGACCTTCGCATGGTCGAAACCGGCGATCCCGTGCTCAACCGCGAATGGCATCTCGAACTCCGCAAGGGTGACCTCCATTACTTCGTCACCACCAAGGTGCTGCTGCATGATGCCGACGGCAAGCCATGGGGCATCGTCGGGATGGACCGAGATGTCACCGAGCAACGTCGCGCGCAGGAGAAGGCGATCCAAGCCGAGCAGCGCATGCAGGAGATGATCGACAATAGTCCCGCAGTCATCGCGATGAAGGATCTCAAGGGCCGCTATCTCATGGTGAACCGCGGCTTCGAGGCTCTCTTCGGCCTCGAGCGAAAGGATGTCCTCGGCTTCACCGATCACCAGCTGATGGCGGACAAGGCGGCCGCGGACAAGTTCCGCAAGCACGACATCCTCGTTGCGGAGCGAGGCGAAGCGCTCCAAATGGATGAGGAACTCTATGTCGACAACGAGCCCCGTACTTACGTCTCGATGAAGTTCCCCCTGCGCGATCTCCGCGGGGAGTTGAAGGCGATCGGTTCAATCTCCACCGACATCACCGATCGCAAGGCTGCCGAGCAATCGATGCACCGGTTGAACGACGACCTCATCCATGCGAACGACGATCTGCGCCGCGCCCAAGAGCAACTCATCCAAGCGGAGAAGATGGAATCCGTCGGCCGTCTGGCGGCCGGTGTCGCTCACGAAGTGAAGAACCCGCTCGCCATGATTGGCATGGGGATCGAACTCCTCGCGCGCCGTGTCCCGGAGGAAGACGTGCAAGGCACTGAAACGATCGAGCGCATGAAGCGCGGCATCGACCGTGCGAAGAAGATCGTGAAGGGCCTCGTGGATTACTCCTCCGCCCGCCAGCTCTCGGTCGAGCCCAAGGACATCACCGAAGTGATCGGGGATGCACTTGCGCTGGTTGAATACCCGCTCCGCCAGGCTCATGTGAAACTGATCAAGGAACTCGATTCCGAATTACCCTCGGTGGCGGTGGATGCCACCAAGATGGAACAAGTGCTGGTCAATCTCATGATCAATGCCATGCACGCCATGCCGGAGGGCGGGACCCTGGTGGTGCGTGCCTACAGCAACATCCTCAGCGGCGTCCGCCGCGATGAAGGCGTCCGCACCGCCGGCCACCTGCGCGAGGGCGATCGCGTCGTCCGCATCGAGATCGACGACACGGGCACCGGCATCGAGGAAGGAAACATGTCGAAACTCTTCGATCCCTTCTTCACCACCAAGCCCACGGGCACCGGCACGGGTCTCGGCCTCGCCGTCTGCCGCAAGATCGTCGATCTCCACAGCGGCACCCTCGAACTCGAGAACCGGCCCGAAGGCGGCGTCCGCGCGTCCGTCACTCTCAAGGCGTAA
- a CDS encoding gamma carbonic anhydrase family protein — MAIERYESYSPQIDPSAFIAASGDVIGRVKLGAESSVWYNATVRGDINEIVIGPRSNVQDSAVIHVSDDLPTIIGELVTVGHSAILHACTIKDEVLVGMGAIVLDGAVIGERSIIGAGALVTGGTVVPPGSLVLGSPAKVVRTLSPEEQEKVKVWAEKYVTQSKKYLARD; from the coding sequence ATGGCCATCGAGCGCTACGAATCCTACAGCCCCCAGATCGATCCCAGCGCCTTCATCGCCGCGAGCGGAGACGTGATCGGGCGCGTGAAGCTGGGGGCAGAAAGCAGCGTCTGGTACAACGCCACGGTCCGCGGCGACATCAACGAGATCGTGATCGGGCCCCGCTCGAACGTGCAAGACAGCGCGGTGATCCATGTCTCCGACGACCTGCCGACCATCATCGGCGAGCTGGTGACCGTCGGCCACTCCGCCATCCTCCATGCCTGCACGATCAAGGACGAGGTGCTGGTGGGCATGGGCGCCATCGTGCTGGACGGCGCGGTGATCGGCGAGCGTTCGATCATCGGGGCCGGAGCCCTGGTGACGGGCGGAACGGTGGTCCCGCCTGGATCGCTGGTGCTCGGTTCCCCGGCGAAGGTAGTGCGCACACTCTCCCCCGAGGAGCAGGAGAAGGTGAAGGTCTGGGCGGAAAAATACGTGACCCAATCGAAGAAGTATCTGGCAAGGGATTGA